From the genome of Chroicocephalus ridibundus chromosome 1, bChrRid1.1, whole genome shotgun sequence, one region includes:
- the FAM162A gene encoding protein FAM162A has protein sequence MWGRADRAVKLLGRNIPSILRMTKGVDLKISRRLCIKPQEESQLQPRSRSPLRVPGHRPTDWEKRFLLWAGHFKKPEDIPETVSIETIRAAKTTLRVKFSYVMMALTILGCIVMVIKGKQAVKRHESLTSINLEKKAQWREEATQSTSAKP, from the exons aTAGGGCTGTTAAACTGCTGGGAAGAAATATTCCCTCAATTCTGCGGATGACTAAAGGAGTAGATCTGAAGATAAGCAGACGGCTTTGCATTAAACCCCAGGAAGAAAGTCAGCTTCAGCCAAGAA gtcgGTCTCCTTTGAGGGTGCCTGGACACAGGCCTACAGACTGGGAGAAAAGATTTTTGTTGTGGGCAGGCCATTTCAAAAAACCAGAGGATATACCAGAGACTGTCTC GATTGAAACAATCAGAGCAGCAAAGACCACACTGCGTGTGAAGTTCAGCTATGTAATGATGGCCTTGACAATACTGGGATGCATAGTCATGGTGATTAAGGGGAAGCAG GCTGTGAAAAGGCATGAATCTCTTACAAGCATAAACTTGGAGAAGAAAGCTCAGTGGAGAGAGGAAGCTACTCAGAGCACATCTGCTAAACCTTAG